TGGCGGTATGATTTCGTTGAAATCGAAAAGCCGTCAGGGTATTCATGTAAAAGAAAGGCAGATGTAGCCTTGTAATGCAGATGCCTTCTTTTACAACAGGTTAAAAAGGATTTTGACCTGACAACTTCCACGGAGGAACAAACTATGGTTATCAACCACAACATGTCCGCAATGTATTCCAATCGTACTTTAGGGGTTACCAACGGCAGCCTTACTAAAGACATGGAAAAACTTTCATCCGGCGAAAAGATTAATCGTGCCGGAGACGACGCTTCAGGACTTGCAGTTTCTGAAAAAATGCGTTCTCAGATTCGCGGCTTGAACCAGGCTTCAAGAAACGCTGCAAACGGTATCAGTTTCATTCAGACAACTGAAGGATATCTTCAGGAAACAACTGACATCATTCAGCGCATCCGCGAACTCGCAGTACAGTCATCAAACGGAATCTACAGCGATGAAGACCGCATGCAGATTCAGGTTGAAGTTTCAGCACTCGTTGCAGAAGTTGACCGCATTGCATCCCAGGCACAGTTCAATGGTATGAACATGCTTACAGGACGTTTTGCAAAACCAACAGGAGAAAACACTCCAACTGCTTCAATGTGGCTCCACATCGGTGCAAACATGGACCAGAGAACACAGGTTTACATCGGAACGATGACAGCATCGGCTCTCGGAATTCGTGAAATCGGAACCGAAGATGTAATGACAATTGCGACACCGGATGAAGCCAACCGCGCAATCGGCACACTGGATGAAGCTATCAAAAAGATCAACAAACAGCGTGCAGACCTTGGTGCTTATCAGAACCGCCTTGACTACGCAGTAAAGGGACTTGATGTAGCAGCTGAAAATACTCAGGCTTCTGAATCAAGAATCCGTGATACTGACATGGCAGCTCAGATGGTAGAGTTTACCAAGAACTCAGTACTTACACAGGCAGGAACAGCTATGCTTGCTCAGGCTAACAGTCAGAGCCAGTCAGTCTTGTCTTTGCTTCAATAGTGTAGTATAATCTCAACATGGGTGTATCCAAAATATACCCATGTTGACTGTTGTGCGGTACATTTTCTTTAACCTTCCCGTTTAATCAAAATCGCACCCACATTACGATCATTTTGTCCTTTGTTTTAGGAGGACTTATTGTTCTTTGAAAATGCCCTTAATGTGTTTGTAACAGCACAGACGGTTGCTTATTTTTCTGTACAAGGCTCTAAAATAAGAAACAGTTCCTGCTGTAAGGGACTAAAACGGACTCCGGGGGCGCAAAAACCGGTGTCTTCCCATACAAACAGGCGTAACAGCACGATGCTTTACGTAAAGAATCATGGAGGGCAATTATGGTTATTAATCACAACATGAGTTCAATGTTTGCTAACCGCGAGCTCGGAGTTTCTAACTCACAGCTTATGGGCAGCATTGAAAAGCTCAGCTCAGGCGAAAAAATCAACAGAGCTGGAGATGACGCATCAGGACTTGCAGTTTCTGAAAAAATGCGTTCACAGATCCGCGGACTGAATCAGGCTAACAGAAACATTCAGAATGGTGTTTCTTTCATTCAGTCAACAGAAGGATACCTGCAGGAAACTACAGACATTCTTCAGCGCATCCGCGAACTTTCAGTTCAGTCTGCCAACGGTATCTACTCAGATGAGGACCGCATGCAGATTCAGGTTGAAGTTTCACAGCTTGTAGCAGAAGTTGATCGTATTGCAAGTCAGGCACAGTTCAATGGAATGAACCTTCTTACAGGACGTTTTGCAGAAAACTCTGTAACAAATCAGGTTATGACATTCCAGGTTGGTGCAAACATGGATCAGAGAGTTACTGCTTTCATCGGAACTATGACCGCTCAGGCACTTGGTCTGAAAGGAACACAGGGAACTGATGATCAGATCAGTATTTCTACTCCTGATACTGCAAACATGGCTATCGGTACTATCGATGCAGCACTTAAGACTGTTTCTCGTCAGAGAGCAGACCTCGGTGCATATCAGAACCGTTTCGAAATGGCTTCTGACGGTATTGCAGTAGCTGCAGAAAACATGCAGGGAGCAGAATCAGGTATCCGTGATACAGACATGGCTTCAGAAATGGTTGAATATACAAAGAATTCAATCCTTTCTCAGGCAGGCACAGCAATGCTTGCTCAGGCAAACAGCCAGTCTCAGAACGTTCTGGCATTGCTTCAGTAGAATAAACCGTGAGGATATTGTTTTGAGAGAAATCTGGATGTCTTCTTTTGGACAATAGAATCACGTAAGAGTGAGGAGGGGTGCGCCCCCTTCCCCATCTCTTTTCAAGGAGGAACACCATGAATACCATCAGTACGATTGGACAGACCGGTGCAATGGATGGCACCACAGTCAGCAGTTCTTTTGAGACAACTAAAAACATAAAGCTCCAGACGGACTCCATGAATAAGTTGCCTGATAGTGCTGCAGAAGTTTCAGAAAATATCTCACGCAATATTGAAGCAACAAAAGCCGATGTACAGGAACTTCAGAGGCTTTCTGACATGGTAATGGGCCACAAGCTTCAGTTTAACGTGAACGAAGATCTCAATAAAGTTATCGTCAAAGTTGTAAATTCCAAGACAAACGAAGTCATTCGCGAAATTCCATCAGAAGAGGTTCAGAAATTTCAGAGCAGGCTGAAACGTCAGATTGGTTTACTGTTTGACGAAGTTATCTGACTCTTCAAATAAACTAACAGGAAAAAAGCGTATAATTCTATGGCAGACGGAATCGGAATTCCAGGCGTCTCTGACAAATATAAGACAAATGATCTCGTTGAATCTTTAATGGAAGTGGAACGCATTCCATTAAAAAGAGAGCAGACTCAATTAGAGACATATCAGAAACAGCAGGATGCCTGGAGAAATGTCAACCAGAAAATGTCCACGCTCAGGGACAGCGTAAAAACACTCTACTCCTTCGAGAATCCCTTCAACAATAAACTTACGACCTCTTCAGACGAAAATGCACTTACTGTAGACGCAGGAAGGGAAGCAGAATACGGTTCCTTTAAAATCGATGTCGTAAAACCGGCTACTGCAGACAGATTTTTAAGCGGTTCCATTGACAAGGATCTTGAAGTACCTCAGGGACAGTATACATTCCGCACAGGAGACAAATCTCTTGACTTTAACTGGAAAGGCGGAAAGGTAACGGATTTTGTCGCAGCAGTAAACAGACGCGGCGGAACGACAGTAAAAGCCAGCCTCATAGGTGTAAGCGCGGATAAAAAATCCCTCTTAATAGAATCCCTTAAAACCGGTAACGAAAATTCCCTTAAATTTGAAAATGATGCCCTTAAATTTGTAAAAACCATAGATATGATAAGCGAAGTAAAACCGGAAACCTTCAGCTTTGCAGACAGTCTGTCAAAAATCAAAGATACTCAGACAAAAGATGCAGTCTTTCAGAAAGGAATGCCTGAAATTTCAAAGGACAATATTACCCTTCAGGAAGAAGCTTTCACTGTTCCGCAGAGAAGCGGTTTTGAAACAGAAATTCCTTCTCAGGCAAAAAACAATAAAGATTTTGCCATAAGTTTTTCATATAAATCAGATCCTGCACAGGATATTACAGATGAAATAAACCAGAGATCCTCACTTCCATCAATGCCTGAAGCAGGGAAAATTCTTTACGGAGGAATATCAGTGAGCAACAGCCTCAGTGACCCCGCCATGAAAAAGGATCCTGACTGGAAACCGCTTGAACCAATAAGCAGTTCTCACTATTTTTTTATAAAAGACTCTTCCGGCAGAGAAACAGAAATACAGCCGGCTTCATTCAAACAAAACGAAGAAACCTCAATGACAGATGTTACCGTCAATCTTTCTGACTATCCGGATGCAGAGTCCCTGATAGTCAGAAACAGCAGCACGAATTCTGTAATAACTGTATCGTCATTCAAAGCATTTGACGCAACAAAAAACAAAGGATTTGCACCGTCACATGCAATTACGGAAGCAGGAGATGCTGTAATAAAATACGAAGGCATTACAATGACCCGCAGTTCCAATGACATAGATGACGTCATTCCGCATATAACCCTGCACCTGCATGATACCAGTGAAAAAACAGTAACCGTTAAAATTGATCCTGATACAGAATCTGCAAAAGACGCACTGATAAATTTTGTCGGAAACTACAATCAGACAATAGCAGAAATGAATATACTGTCTTCCGATAAAAGTGAAATAATTTCTGAACTTGACTACCTTACTTCTGATGAACAGGACAAGGCTAAAGAACGGCTTGGAATGTTCCAGGGAGATTTCACCCTTACAAATGGAAAATCATCCCTTCAGAGGATAATTTCTTCAGGATACAGATACTCAACTGACGCCCAGATAACCCTTCTCTCTCAGATAGGAATTTCAACCAATGCCAGCACTGGAAACCGTGGATATAATCCGGGACAGATGAGGGGATATCTGGAAGTAGACGAAAAAAAACTTGATGAAATGCTTGCTTCAAATTTGAATGAAATAAAAAACATGTTCGGATTTGACTCAGACGGAGATCTTATCATAGACAACGGAGTTGCTTTCCTTCTGGACAAGCAGCTTACATCCTGGGTTCAGTCCGGTGGAATTATTTCTGCAAAAACAAACGCCCTTGAAGGCAATATAAAATCTTCCAATTCAAAAATCACAAGACTGGAAACTCAGCTCGAAAGAAAAGAAGCAGAGCTTAAATCAAAATACGCAAGCATGGAAGGAACCCTTAATAATCTTGAGGCCCAGCAGAATTCTTTAAATAATTATTCCAACGCAAACAACCGAAAATAGTAGCAGAGGTAAAACGTGGAACTTAAAATAAACGGTCAGAATGCTGACGTAACTTTAGAAAATGAAAAAACAATAGGAGAAGTTCTTAAAGCATTTGAAGAAGAAGCTGCAAAGAATAATGCCGCAACAATCGGTATCACGATAAACGGAAAGAAAATTCTGGCAGAAGATTTTGACAGCGCATGCCTTATGGAACTTAAAGATGATACTGTCATAGAACTGGAAGTAATATCAGAGCCGGAAATCAAGGATTCATTCATACACTGCGGAACAAGCTTTGAAACCCTTTCTGAGAAACTTGAAAATATAAGTATCTACCTTCAGAGCGGAAAAGACGAGCAGGCTCATGCAATAATAACCGAGCTTGCAAATGCCATTGATGTTTTCTGCAGGACAGCAACTTTCAGTGCCCTTTTTCCAGACACCTACAAATCCATACAGATAGACGGAAAAGAAATGGGAGAATTCTTTAAGGATTTCGCCCCACTGCTTTCAGATTTTGAACAGGCGCTTGAGTCAAACGATACTGTTACGACAGGTGATATTGCAGAGTACGAAATTTCCCCGAGACTAAGAAAACTTTCACAATCAGTAAAGAATGTGTTAAAATAATAGAAGGAGCCAGAGCGGCTGCATTAAGTACCCTGCAGCCGCAAACCGTTTCAGCCGTGACTTTAATGGAGGTGCCTATGGACAAGACTTTATCACCTGTCAATGCAAGGCAGGACAGTTTTACTTACCTTTTCATATTAGGCGCTGCAATAATCCTTATCCTGCTTTTTATACTCTACCTCATAATCCGGCACATAAAAAACATTCATTCCTCCAAAAACTGGATTGAGACACACAAAAACCTTCCGACAGTACTGAAAAACGTTAAAAATCTGGCAAGAGAAGCAGCTCTTACAAAAAGTGAAATTTCAATGTTATGGAGCATCTGCAAAAAAAATCAGGTTCCAAACATTGAATACAGCTACAGAGACAACAAACTCATGGATCAGCTTTTTTCTGCTGAATACCAGGACATGATTGTACTGGAAGTTGATGAAGAAAAAATACAGGAACTTTTCAGTTTAAGATACAAACTGGAAAAATGTCACGAAAAGAAGCTTCAGTTAAAAAGCACCAGGAGTCTGAAAGAAGGACTGAACTTTACCTATAACGATGAAAAGAAACGCCTCTGGACTCTTACGCTTCTTGAAAATAAGGAAAGCGGAATGACTATCCTGCTTCCATCTGGATTCATTGAATCAGAAAACAGACCGGAACCACTTACAAAGATAACCTTATCCTTCAGCACACCTTCTGATACCAGATACAAAATGATAACCCGGATAATCCGTTATGAAAAAGACAATAAGGACAGACCTTTGATGACGGTAACAACTTCTGACCAGCTGGAACCGATTTTAAGAAGGCTTGCAAAACGAATGGATATTGAAACCGAATGTGAATTTTCAGCCATAAAACTTGAAACTCAAAAAAACAAGAAAAAATTTACAGTCATGAAAAACCGCTATCCGGGAAAACTTCTTGATATTTCCGCAACAGGCTGCAGTTTAAAATCCTCTCTGCCTATAAAAAAAGGCCAGTACTTAAAGCTCTATTTTCAACTCAACAATCCAGAACTTCTTGAAGCTTCGGGAATAATTATAGTTACAAACAGGGCCCAGGACGGAAAAAACTTTATAATACACGTAAAATTCGAACAGATTTCAATTTCAGCCCAAAACAGGATTTATGCACAGATTTACGGATATAATGCCCTGTAACAGCACTCAGTCAAATCTTAAATGATTTTACGTAACCTAATTGTTTTTTTAATTGATAAGCATTAAAATATACTGTATGAGGATTTTGGGATTACGAGCGATTTCTAAGGAAGAAAGCTACATCTACTACATTGACCGCTACAAAGCCACAGTCATAATGGAAGTACTCAACAGGCAGGTTTCATTTCAGGTGAATTTCTCAATAGAAATCAATCCCCTGGGAATGAAGAGCATTGACCTTGAACCGCTTCCAAAAACACTTGACTACCCTGTTCTCCCGATAACAAAATCCCTCAAACAATATATTACGGAACTTTCAAACGAAGGAAAGCTTCCATAAGTTTAAAGGCAAAAAATGACTTTTCATACAGATTCCTCAGAAGAAACCATAGAGCTCGGAAAAAAAATAGGAGCCCTTTTAAAACCAGGTGACGTAATAGCAATGACAGGCACTCTTGCAGCCGGAAAAACAACAATTACAAAGGGAATTGCAGAAGCTCTTGGTGTAAAAGATAACATCACAAGCCCGACTTTCTGTCTGATAAGCGAGTATGAAGGAGAAAAAATGCCCCTTTATCACATGGACGTATACCGTCTTGATGGAGAAGAAGACTTCATTAACCTGGGGGTTGAAGACATGCTTTACGGAAACGGGGTCTGCATAATCGAATGGAGCGAAAAAGTACAAAAAGAACTTCCAAAAAAGACCATTTACATGACAATCACTCCCGATGAAAACTCAGGACGTACAATCACCATTGAAAACTGGAATGTGGAGATAAAAAAATGAATGCACTTGCCATAGACTGTGCTGTTTCTAAAATTACGGTTGCAGCAAAAAAAGAAAATAATCTTATAAAATTAACTCTTGACGTTGGTATTAAACAGTCAGAAAAACTCCTCCCGGCAGTTGACTATGTAATGAAAGAAGCCGGACTGAAAGCAGCTGACCTTGATTATACAGCATGTACATCAGGACCGGGAACCTTTACAGGACTTAGACTCGGAATGAGCACCCTCAAAGCTCTGAATCTTTCCCACAACATTCCCCTATACGGAATTCCTTCACTTGAAGCTTACTCATGGCCATATAAAAGAGCATTGGAAACAGTACTTCCCTTAATTGAAGCAAAAGAAGACGAGTACTTCTGTAATTTCTTTGTCAGAGGTCAAAAACTGAGGGAAGACGAAGATTTAACAGTTGAAGAAATCCTTAAACAGATTGATGCAGAAGCAGGCGTACTTGCCTGTGGTCCGGGGGCAAAGAATTTTACGGAGCGTGTAAACACGGACTACCCTATGTACTCAGTACACTCTTTCCTTCCGGAAAATGACAGCTGCGAAAGCCTGTTCGAAATAGCTGAAAAAATGATTGCAGAAAAAAAGGAACCGCTTTCAGATTATGACGGTCCCCTTTATGTCAGAAAAAGTGAAGCTGAAATTGTACGGGAGAAAAAACTCTCCGAAGAAAAACAGTCTTAGGAAAAAAGCTTTTTAAGCTGTTCTTCTGACGGCTGGGTTGCGGCAGCTTTATTTTCATTCTGTATTTCATCAAATACTTCCTGACGAAATACTTTTACGTTTTTAGGAGCCTCAACTCCTATCTTTACCTGATCTCCCCTTACTTCGATTATAGTAAGGGTTATCTCATCACCTATTCTTATCTTCTGGTCAACTTTTCGGGAAAGAATCAGCATCAGTTTTCCTCCTTTGCCTTGAGGGCACCGAGGATATTATGCTTAGTAGTCCATTTTGTTCCGTCAAGAATAGCCTGCATGCATTTATGATTTTTCTTGTTAATAACAAGCGGTCCCTGAAGGTTAGCAGTTACCGCGCTTCCGTCACTTGGAACGGTGACCACAGTCATTACGGTTACATCTGCAGGATCCTTTATACCAATCTTCAAAAGTTCCCTGTCGTCAATATCAGCTTCATAATCCGAACAAATGATGAAAGGATCAATTAAAAGAAAAGCAAGATTCTGTTCCTTAAGAGACTGAAGCCATATAAACGGTTTATACTGACTTTCAATAAGTGCAAAATCCGTATATTCCTCAAATCCGAAAAGTCCGTCCGGAATATTAATTACATGATTCTGATCAACTTCTACAGTTCCCATCATCTTTGTTTTTACCTGCATTTTTTTACCTGCCTTTTCCTGCATTATTTTATCTTATATAATCAAGAAGCGTGCTTGAATACATTTTACCGGCATTGCTGAGAGTTGCCTGATTTACATACTCAAGCATTTTAAGGTCTGTAATGGCTTTCGTCATATCCACATCACCTTCACGGCTTACAAGACGTGTAACATTAAGATTGTTTGTCTTTGCAAGTTCCACGTTATTTACAGCACGTTCATAGTCACTTCCAGATTTAGCCAGACGGGTCGTAAGATTATTCATTCCCTCATCAAGAGTTCCCAATATTCTTCCGCCAATAGCTTCATTATCACCCCTCAGCATGGCATCCCTTAAAGCTATTACAGAGTCAAACAATGAACCGCCTGAAACTTTTACATTATCGGCAATATTGTAAGGAGGAAGCTGGCTCTTATCCTTTATGATTCCAAGGTCTCCCAAAACACTTCCATCCCTGTCTTCAAGCCATATCTGGTGAGCATCAGTAGTTACAAGAGAAAGACCGTTTGATATAGGATCAACGGAAGCCTTTATAGCTGCTCCGGAATCATTGATTTTTGCTGCAAGAGCATAAACATTGTCACCTGCATTTATCTTAATATCAACTCCATCAACAGAAATTACGGCATCAGAAGCACTCTGCCAGGAAGTCATATCACGCTGTGCTATCAAAGACTGTTTTTCTGCCCAGAATGTTTTATTTCCGGAAGCATCAAGAGTCATATAATTGTTTTCATCTACTTCAATTTTATTTAAACCGATATTTCCGTTATAACGTACTTCCTCTATCAAAGCACCGTCAGCACCAGGAACATTTCCCATTATTATATCAAAAGCTGTTGAACTGCTTCTCGTTCCAGCAAAAAGTGAATTACCATCAGGACCGACAGCATTGGCATTCTGAATCATTTCCTTTAAAAGTTCATTAACTTCAACAGCCATATTCTTAAGGTCATCCTGATTGTAAGTACCATTTGCTCCTGTAACAGCCAGTTCACGTACCCTCTGCATTATCTGAAGGTTCTGATTTATATAACCGTCCCTTACCTGAAAATTATCAGCCGCAGTCTGTGCATTTTTCTCAAACTGATTGACACGGGTTAAATAAGACTGATAGCGGACAAGATGACCGGCAGCAATAGGATCATCCCTCAGAGATCCAATTCTACTCTGACTTCCGATCTGAGCATTCATCTGATTCTGGCGTATTTCCTGCTTTCTAAGATAGTACTGAGTATCATTATTATTCATCTGTGAACTTATTCTATTCATTCCGTTTCTCCTTATGTTTCAACATATAACCAAAAAACTGTTCAGACTCCAAGACGGTTTATGAGAGTATCAAGAAGTGCATCCTGTACCGAAATAAATTTTGCAGCTGCATTATACCCATGCTGAAATTTAATTATATCAGCAAGTTC
Above is a window of Treponema rectale DNA encoding:
- a CDS encoding flagellin — its product is MVINHNMSAMYSNRTLGVTNGSLTKDMEKLSSGEKINRAGDDASGLAVSEKMRSQIRGLNQASRNAANGISFIQTTEGYLQETTDIIQRIRELAVQSSNGIYSDEDRMQIQVEVSALVAEVDRIASQAQFNGMNMLTGRFAKPTGENTPTASMWLHIGANMDQRTQVYIGTMTASALGIREIGTEDVMTIATPDEANRAIGTLDEAIKKINKQRADLGAYQNRLDYAVKGLDVAAENTQASESRIRDTDMAAQMVEFTKNSVLTQAGTAMLAQANSQSQSVLSLLQ
- a CDS encoding flagellin yields the protein MVINHNMSSMFANRELGVSNSQLMGSIEKLSSGEKINRAGDDASGLAVSEKMRSQIRGLNQANRNIQNGVSFIQSTEGYLQETTDILQRIRELSVQSANGIYSDEDRMQIQVEVSQLVAEVDRIASQAQFNGMNLLTGRFAENSVTNQVMTFQVGANMDQRVTAFIGTMTAQALGLKGTQGTDDQISISTPDTANMAIGTIDAALKTVSRQRADLGAYQNRFEMASDGIAVAAENMQGAESGIRDTDMASEMVEYTKNSILSQAGTAMLAQANSQSQNVLALLQ
- a CDS encoding flagellar protein FlaG, with product MNTISTIGQTGAMDGTTVSSSFETTKNIKLQTDSMNKLPDSAAEVSENISRNIEATKADVQELQRLSDMVMGHKLQFNVNEDLNKVIVKVVNSKTNEVIREIPSEEVQKFQSRLKRQIGLLFDEVI
- the fliD gene encoding flagellar filament capping protein FliD, translated to MADGIGIPGVSDKYKTNDLVESLMEVERIPLKREQTQLETYQKQQDAWRNVNQKMSTLRDSVKTLYSFENPFNNKLTTSSDENALTVDAGREAEYGSFKIDVVKPATADRFLSGSIDKDLEVPQGQYTFRTGDKSLDFNWKGGKVTDFVAAVNRRGGTTVKASLIGVSADKKSLLIESLKTGNENSLKFENDALKFVKTIDMISEVKPETFSFADSLSKIKDTQTKDAVFQKGMPEISKDNITLQEEAFTVPQRSGFETEIPSQAKNNKDFAISFSYKSDPAQDITDEINQRSSLPSMPEAGKILYGGISVSNSLSDPAMKKDPDWKPLEPISSSHYFFIKDSSGRETEIQPASFKQNEETSMTDVTVNLSDYPDAESLIVRNSSTNSVITVSSFKAFDATKNKGFAPSHAITEAGDAVIKYEGITMTRSSNDIDDVIPHITLHLHDTSEKTVTVKIDPDTESAKDALINFVGNYNQTIAEMNILSSDKSEIISELDYLTSDEQDKAKERLGMFQGDFTLTNGKSSLQRIISSGYRYSTDAQITLLSQIGISTNASTGNRGYNPGQMRGYLEVDEKKLDEMLASNLNEIKNMFGFDSDGDLIIDNGVAFLLDKQLTSWVQSGGIISAKTNALEGNIKSSNSKITRLETQLERKEAELKSKYASMEGTLNNLEAQQNSLNNYSNANNRK
- a CDS encoding PilZ domain-containing protein, giving the protein MDKTLSPVNARQDSFTYLFILGAAIILILLFILYLIIRHIKNIHSSKNWIETHKNLPTVLKNVKNLAREAALTKSEISMLWSICKKNQVPNIEYSYRDNKLMDQLFSAEYQDMIVLEVDEEKIQELFSLRYKLEKCHEKKLQLKSTRSLKEGLNFTYNDEKKRLWTLTLLENKESGMTILLPSGFIESENRPEPLTKITLSFSTPSDTRYKMITRIIRYEKDNKDRPLMTVTTSDQLEPILRRLAKRMDIETECEFSAIKLETQKNKKKFTVMKNRYPGKLLDISATGCSLKSSLPIKKGQYLKLYFQLNNPELLEASGIIIVTNRAQDGKNFIIHVKFEQISISAQNRIYAQIYGYNAL
- the tsaE gene encoding tRNA (adenosine(37)-N6)-threonylcarbamoyltransferase complex ATPase subunit type 1 TsaE, with protein sequence MTFHTDSSEETIELGKKIGALLKPGDVIAMTGTLAAGKTTITKGIAEALGVKDNITSPTFCLISEYEGEKMPLYHMDVYRLDGEEDFINLGVEDMLYGNGVCIIEWSEKVQKELPKKTIYMTITPDENSGRTITIENWNVEIKK
- the tsaB gene encoding tRNA (adenosine(37)-N6)-threonylcarbamoyltransferase complex dimerization subunit type 1 TsaB translates to MNALAIDCAVSKITVAAKKENNLIKLTLDVGIKQSEKLLPAVDYVMKEAGLKAADLDYTACTSGPGTFTGLRLGMSTLKALNLSHNIPLYGIPSLEAYSWPYKRALETVLPLIEAKEDEYFCNFFVRGQKLREDEDLTVEEILKQIDAEAGVLACGPGAKNFTERVNTDYPMYSVHSFLPENDSCESLFEIAEKMIAEKKEPLSDYDGPLYVRKSEAEIVREKKLSEEKQS
- the csrA gene encoding carbon storage regulator CsrA; this encodes MLILSRKVDQKIRIGDEITLTIIEVRGDQVKIGVEAPKNVKVFRQEVFDEIQNENKAAATQPSEEQLKKLFS
- the fliW gene encoding flagellar assembly protein FliW, which produces MQVKTKMMGTVEVDQNHVINIPDGLFGFEEYTDFALIESQYKPFIWLQSLKEQNLAFLLIDPFIICSDYEADIDDRELLKIGIKDPADVTVMTVVTVPSDGSAVTANLQGPLVINKKNHKCMQAILDGTKWTTKHNILGALKAKEEN
- a CDS encoding flagellar hook-associated protein 3, coding for MNRISSQMNNNDTQYYLRKQEIRQNQMNAQIGSQSRIGSLRDDPIAAGHLVRYQSYLTRVNQFEKNAQTAADNFQVRDGYINQNLQIMQRVRELAVTGANGTYNQDDLKNMAVEVNELLKEMIQNANAVGPDGNSLFAGTRSSSTAFDIIMGNVPGADGALIEEVRYNGNIGLNKIEVDENNYMTLDASGNKTFWAEKQSLIAQRDMTSWQSASDAVISVDGVDIKINAGDNVYALAAKINDSGAAIKASVDPISNGLSLVTTDAHQIWLEDRDGSVLGDLGIIKDKSQLPPYNIADNVKVSGGSLFDSVIALRDAMLRGDNEAIGGRILGTLDEGMNNLTTRLAKSGSDYERAVNNVELAKTNNLNVTRLVSREGDVDMTKAITDLKMLEYVNQATLSNAGKMYSSTLLDYIR